TTTAACAACATGTTACCTCCTTCTCATGTATATAAGCTTTTACATTGGCCATTATTTTTCCTGCAggagagcaaaaaaaaaaattaaaggagAAAGTTCACCACAAGAGGGGACAAGTGCCATTATACTTGATTTGCTAATAGGCAATAGAGAAAGTTTTGGACTCTCTCCATGGCTCCTGGTGGAAGTACTTACAAAGAAGCCTTGGAGACTAACTCGAAAGGCTTTGATTACGAGGTTAAGATGGCTAAAACAGAGGCTAATAACAACAAACCAGCCAAAGCAACTAGTGCCTCCTTTGGCAAATACGCAATCCACAATAGCAATGGTGTCTACGAGCTACTCGAATGTCTCGTTTGCACAAATCTAATGTATCCTCCGATTCATCAGGTGTCTGCCCACTCTTCATTCTTTCTTTCTCCTATAACTCACTTTACCTTTTTGTCCTCTGATTCAGTGTATGTTTAATTTCACGTAGTGTCCCAACGGCCACACGTTGTGTTCAAGCTGCAAACAAAAAGTGCAGAACACGTGCCCCACGTGCCGCTACGAGCTCGGCAACATAAGATGCCTGGCTCTCGAGAAGGTTGCCGAGTCATTAGAGGTTTCGTGCCAAAACCTAGGGTGTCACGACATTTTCCCGTACTACAGCAAGCTCAAGCACGAGCAGCACTGCAGGTTTCGATCTTACAACTGTCCTTACGCTGGCGCCGAGTGCTCGGTGACCGGAGACATTCCTACCCTCGTCGACCATCTCAAAGATGATCATAAAGTCGATATGCATAGCGGTTGCACTTTCAACCACCGTTACGTCAAGTCGAATCCTCAAGACGTTGAGAATGCCACGTGGATGCTCACGGTAATGCATCTTTTATCTTATATCTAAcatatgagagagagagagagagactactTGAATTGAATTGAATCGAATCTCTCTTTGTTGTTTAGGTGTTCAACTGTTTTGGAAGACAGTTCTGTTTACACTTTGAGGCGTTTCAGCTGGGGACGGCACCGGTGTACATGGCGTTTCTAAGGTTCATGGGAGACGAGAACGAGGCTAAGAAGTTTAGTTACAGCTTGGAAGTTGGAGCTCACGGCCGTAAGCTGACGTGGCAAGGGATTCCGAGAAGCATCAGAGACGGTCACAGGAAGGTCCGTGATAGTCAGGACGGACTCATCATCCCTAGAAACATGGCTTTGTACTTTTctggcagtgacaaagaagaGCTCAAGTTGAGAGTCACTGGACGGATCTGGAGAGAGGAGTAAGTAGATGACGACAATGATTGATGGTGATGTTTCTCATGAGGCcaaagtgaagaaaaaaaatcataaggCTCTGTAATGATGATTTTGAATTGGAACTGAAACGGATGATGAGATGTACATAGCTGGTCTTGAGAGCTATGAAACTCTTTTGTCTTGTAATTTTCCTGATTTGTTGGAAAAATAAAGAcagttttctgttttttttttttttttttttggttctgttCTTGTATCCAAAATTGAATTTTCATCATTTATTGGATCATACCATATAAACTCTTGGTCACTGAAAgatgattttattatataaggAAATTTATCTATGAAGTGAGAGAGTTAATGGATACAAGAAAATAATGAAGGAAGAGGAtgaataaacacacaaaaaaacgaCACAAAGATCTAATCATGCTAGATTCAAGAAATGTTACACTTACCAAAATGATTAATTATGAATTGAAACAGATGATATGTGAGAAGAACTTatagaattttaaaactatGAACAATGATTACAAAAGATAAGTTAGTAGTATGGTCCGAAGAGGACGTGCAAGACGTGAAGACCAACACTTCCTATGATTggttatattaaattaaaaaaaagtaaaattaagcGAATGTGTGTTTTGTCTCCCGGCATTATCGCGgaacagagaaaacagagagactTGCAAGCAATTCCGAGAAACCCAAATAAGAAaaatctatttctttttcttttttatcaagCTTCCAGGTTTccaagaaaacaaaaccaataatcatagaaaatcaaacgtttttttttttgtttattcaagCTTCCTAGAATCACATCCTTTGTGGTTTTCTGAAGTAATTCactcatcaccatcatcatctaCGGTTAACTTGATGGCAGAATCGAGGTAACAATCACATTTTCTTCAATTTTCTTTTACCATTAACGATTCTTCAATGTTTTGaccctctctctcttccttgTTATCACAATCTTGATATGATCTGAAATAATGTTGtgcatttaaaaa
This genomic stretch from Raphanus sativus cultivar WK10039 chromosome 3, ASM80110v3, whole genome shotgun sequence harbors:
- the LOC108844202 gene encoding putative E3 ubiquitin-protein ligase SINAT1 — translated: MAPGGSTYKEALETNSKGFDYEVKMAKTEANNNKPAKATSASFGKYAIHNSNGVYELLECLVCTNLMYPPIHQCPNGHTLCSSCKQKVQNTCPTCRYELGNIRCLALEKVAESLEVSCQNLGCHDIFPYYSKLKHEQHCRFRSYNCPYAGAECSVTGDIPTLVDHLKDDHKVDMHSGCTFNHRYVKSNPQDVENATWMLTVFNCFGRQFCLHFEAFQLGTAPVYMAFLRFMGDENEAKKFSYSLEVGAHGRKLTWQGIPRSIRDGHRKVRDSQDGLIIPRNMALYFSGSDKEELKLRVTGRIWREE